In one window of Arthrobacter pascens DNA:
- a CDS encoding ABC transporter permease — MTQQQTAGPPAAGHADLAEEFLDRQTPLSRIRNVLHRYPALSPAIVLLIAVVVFGVLNDRFLRVENLSLITQQVSVVGTLAIAQTLIILTAGIDLSVGAVMILASMVVAQLSVGNGIPGPLALILGLVVGLGAGALNGFLVTRFRLPPFIVTLGTLNIFVALTLLYSGGSTVRGSSMPGLLTWMGSTFPIGPVRISTGVVMMLLLYIAMAFILGKTAWGRHVYAVGDDKEAARLAGIAVNRVLMSVYLTAGAVLAIGAWIQIGRTNAASPNAGVDLNLDSITAVVIGGTSLFGGRGSIWGSLLGALIVGVFRNGLSLAGLDVLYQTLAVGVLIILAVSIDQWIRKVKS; from the coding sequence GTGACCCAGCAACAGACCGCAGGCCCGCCCGCAGCAGGGCATGCCGACCTGGCCGAGGAATTCCTCGACCGCCAGACACCGCTTAGCCGCATCCGGAACGTCCTGCACCGCTACCCGGCGCTGAGTCCCGCCATCGTGCTGCTCATCGCAGTCGTGGTGTTCGGGGTCCTCAACGACAGGTTCCTGCGGGTTGAGAACCTCTCACTGATCACCCAGCAGGTGTCCGTCGTGGGCACCCTGGCCATCGCTCAGACGCTCATCATCCTCACCGCCGGCATCGACCTGTCCGTTGGCGCGGTCATGATCCTTGCCTCCATGGTGGTGGCGCAGCTGTCCGTCGGCAATGGCATCCCCGGGCCGCTGGCACTCATCCTCGGCCTCGTGGTGGGGCTTGGCGCCGGGGCACTGAACGGTTTCCTGGTCACCAGGTTCCGGCTGCCACCGTTTATCGTCACGTTGGGAACCCTGAATATCTTCGTCGCCCTGACGCTGCTCTATTCGGGCGGGTCAACGGTACGCGGGTCCAGCATGCCGGGGCTGTTGACCTGGATGGGCAGCACCTTCCCGATTGGACCGGTGCGCATCTCCACCGGCGTCGTCATGATGCTCCTGCTGTACATTGCCATGGCGTTCATCCTCGGCAAGACGGCCTGGGGCAGGCACGTCTACGCAGTGGGTGACGACAAGGAAGCCGCCCGCCTGGCCGGCATCGCGGTCAACCGCGTCCTGATGAGCGTGTACCTGACGGCAGGAGCGGTGCTGGCGATCGGTGCCTGGATCCAGATCGGGCGGACGAACGCTGCCAGCCCCAACGCCGGCGTGGATCTGAACCTGGACTCCATCACCGCCGTCGTGATTGGCGGAACAAGCCTCTTCGGCGGCCGCGGCTCCATCTGGGGCTCGCTCCTCGGTGCGCTGATTGTGGGCGTGTTCCGAAACGGACTCTCCCTCGCCGGGCTGGATGTGCTCTACCAGACCCTCGCGGTCGGCGTCCTCATCATCCTCGCTGTGTCCATCGACCAGTGGATCCGAAAGGTGAAATCATGA